From a single Arachis hypogaea cultivar Tifrunner chromosome 3, arahy.Tifrunner.gnm2.J5K5, whole genome shotgun sequence genomic region:
- the LOC112789923 gene encoding pentatricopeptide repeat-containing protein At4g04790, mitochondrial isoform X1, whose protein sequence is MRASTIRKLCTLSTLFRLHSTRKAKALASSSSVSISEHNASEFNHSSINLNRVSSRGAEDSPDDDNTSSEVSSIVYSPSLAEEHVVVKEEPVVEEVDYGKAKMEKVIDFTWSPNLSAGDLLFRRKDVVAHERKSKWILKLNLEDRSDRLVKMCAKKLGTGVTFDVFRQLGRETDVKEFNALIKMSIQKARTTNNEYAAIEELSKAFRLLENMKECGYKLEEETYQPLLRYVIDMGMVKEFQLFSDVVRAENPCSVSRLAYYEMLLWIRVEDEEMIRDICEYITVEDGQDTSAMRENYLLALCESDLKTQITNALKNIDITMLSSAKSIASVFQSLGRLQLESLAKNLLLDLRARDFDEDDISGFIADYAVSIPNLSVEDIISKFKSLHDLLEVLHSSSSYEKLIMYCCDLDI, encoded by the exons ATGCGCGCCTCCACCATAAGAAAACTATGCACCCTCAGCACCCTATTTCGCCTTCACTCAACACGGAAAGCCAAGGCACTTGCCTCTTCCTCTTCCGTTTCCATTTCTGAGCACAATGCTTCTGAGTTCAACCACTCTTCTATCAACCTCAACCGTGTCTCTTCTCGAg gtGCAGAGGATTCTCCTGATGATGATAATACGTCTTCCGAGGTTTCTTCTATAGTGTACA GTCCATCTCTGGCAGAGGAACATGTTGTCGTGAAAGAGGAACCTGTTGTCGAAGAAGTTGACTATGGCAAAGCAAAAATGGAAAAAGTAATAGATTTCACGTGGTCTCCTAATCTGTCTGCTGGCGACCTTTTGTTTAGACGGAAGGATGTTGTAGCCCATGAGAGAAAAAGCAAATGGATTCTTAAACTCAACCTCGAAGATCGTTCTGATAGGTTAGTTAAAATGTGTGCGAAAAAACTAGGAACAGGGGTGACCTTTGATGTGTTTCGTCAGCTGGGTCGAGAGACTGATGTGAAAGAGTTCAATGCATTAATAAAGATGAGTATACAGAAGGCAAGGACTACTAATAATGAATATGCTGCCATAGAAGAATTGAGTAAGGCTTTTCGCCTTTTAGAAAATATGAAGGAGTGCGGTTATAAGCTAGAAGAGGAAACGTATCAACCACTGCTTAGGTATGTCATAGACATGGGCATGGTTAAAGAGTTTCAACTTTTCTCCGATGTGGTCAGAGCTGAGAATCCCTGTTCAGTTTCACGGTTGGCTTACTATGAAATGTTGCTGTGGATAagagttgaagatgaagaaatGATTCGGGATATTTGTGAATATATTACTGTAGAAGATGGCCAAGACACTTCTGCTATGCGAG AAAATTACTTATTGGCTCTTTGTGAAAGTGATCTGAAGACCCAGATTACAAATGCATTGAAAAATATAGACATAACAATGCTTTCATCTGCAAAATCTATAGCAAGTGTATTTCAATCATTAGGAAGGCTACAGTTGGAATCTCTTGCCAAGAATTTACTTTTGGATTTGAGAGCACGAG ATTTTGATGAAGATGATATTTCAGGCTTCATTGCTGATTATGCTGTTAGCATTCCAAATTTATCG GTTGAAGATATCATCTCAAAATTCAAGAGTTTGCATGATCTGTTGGAAGTTTTACATTCATCGTCATCATATGAAAAGCTGATTATGTATTGCTGTGATTTAGATATATGA
- the LOC112789923 gene encoding pentatricopeptide repeat-containing protein At4g04790, mitochondrial isoform X2: MRASTIRKLCTLSTLFRLHSTRKAKALASSSSVSISEHNASEFNHSSINLNRVSSRGAEDSPDDDNTSSEVSSIVYSPSLAEEHVVVKEEPVVEEVDYGKAKMEKVIDFTWSPNLSAGDLLFRRKDVVAHERKSKWILKLNLEDRSDRLVKMCAKKLGTGVTFDVFRQLGRETDVKEFNALIKMSIQKARTTNNEYAAIEELSKAFRLLENMKECGYKLEEETYQPLLRYVIDMGMVKEFQLFSDVVRAENPCSVSRLAYYEMLLWIRVEDEEMIRDICEYITVEDGQDTSAMRENYLLALCESDLKTQITNALKNIDITMLSSAKSIASVFQSLGRLQLESLAKNLLLDLRARDLWSSSS, from the exons ATGCGCGCCTCCACCATAAGAAAACTATGCACCCTCAGCACCCTATTTCGCCTTCACTCAACACGGAAAGCCAAGGCACTTGCCTCTTCCTCTTCCGTTTCCATTTCTGAGCACAATGCTTCTGAGTTCAACCACTCTTCTATCAACCTCAACCGTGTCTCTTCTCGAg gtGCAGAGGATTCTCCTGATGATGATAATACGTCTTCCGAGGTTTCTTCTATAGTGTACA GTCCATCTCTGGCAGAGGAACATGTTGTCGTGAAAGAGGAACCTGTTGTCGAAGAAGTTGACTATGGCAAAGCAAAAATGGAAAAAGTAATAGATTTCACGTGGTCTCCTAATCTGTCTGCTGGCGACCTTTTGTTTAGACGGAAGGATGTTGTAGCCCATGAGAGAAAAAGCAAATGGATTCTTAAACTCAACCTCGAAGATCGTTCTGATAGGTTAGTTAAAATGTGTGCGAAAAAACTAGGAACAGGGGTGACCTTTGATGTGTTTCGTCAGCTGGGTCGAGAGACTGATGTGAAAGAGTTCAATGCATTAATAAAGATGAGTATACAGAAGGCAAGGACTACTAATAATGAATATGCTGCCATAGAAGAATTGAGTAAGGCTTTTCGCCTTTTAGAAAATATGAAGGAGTGCGGTTATAAGCTAGAAGAGGAAACGTATCAACCACTGCTTAGGTATGTCATAGACATGGGCATGGTTAAAGAGTTTCAACTTTTCTCCGATGTGGTCAGAGCTGAGAATCCCTGTTCAGTTTCACGGTTGGCTTACTATGAAATGTTGCTGTGGATAagagttgaagatgaagaaatGATTCGGGATATTTGTGAATATATTACTGTAGAAGATGGCCAAGACACTTCTGCTATGCGAG AAAATTACTTATTGGCTCTTTGTGAAAGTGATCTGAAGACCCAGATTACAAATGCATTGAAAAATATAGACATAACAATGCTTTCATCTGCAAAATCTATAGCAAGTGTATTTCAATCATTAGGAAGGCTACAGTTGGAATCTCTTGCCAAGAATTTACTTTTGGATTTGAGAGCACGAG ATCTCTGGAGCAGTTCTAGTTGA